The region tttggtgtataaaaatgtaaaatgtccAAGTATTTTGCTGCCTATGATTTGTTCCCCTGCTGTTTGCTTTTGCTTTATTTTAATGTCCCCCCCGCCCCCCAAacaacatacacacacacacacaccaaaaaaaaaaaaaaaagagtttacACAGCTAGTGagatttatatgtttatttctaGTTTCCTTTCATGGCAGCACTACATTGTGGATGCACGACTTGATAAAGTAGGGCAAGACGAAGGTTTTGAAGCTACTGGGATACCTGAAGGAATTCCTTCACTGGCAGAATATCTGGCTGACTATTGCTCTGCAGCTGTAAGAAGCAACTCATTAGTTACATCTATGGATTTGCTGTCACATATACCCAAGTTCTGAAAATGAGAGAACATAGATAAGCTGATGCAGCAAATGGTTACTATTGCATATAAGATATCTTGTGTTGATGTGGATCATTAACTGATTTGAATAAATTATGACTTTTTTGAAAGGCAAACTGCATAGAGCATTTAATTGTTTCTAATGAGCACAATGTCCTGATTTCTGGGGCAGATGACTGAGAGGATCTACTCTCTTGAGTGTGTATGTTCAATATGTAAATAGCATTCGTCTTTATGGTATTTTCTATTGTATGCTTCACTTTCAAGGCCTCAAGTGTACTGGCATAATAATACAGGGAAAACCGTGGCCTGCTGCTGACTGGAAGTTCTATGTTGCATTTTCCTTGTTCCGTGGAGCATCAATTTATACTGGGGTACATAGTAGATGGATTATGGTATATCTACCAACTAAACTATTATTGATTTGCAAACAAAATGTTATCAGAAAGAGTCTGCAGTATGATTCTGTTTGCTGTGCATTTCAGGGCAATGCCTCAGGAGGTGAGCATGCCCAACATGCAGGGATAAAAGCTGATGTCCTCATAGATACTGCATGGTCATTTATTGGACGAAAGTCAGTACTTCCCGAGCACTCTTCATCTGGTATTTCtgctgtttatatatatatatatatatatatctttttcaCTATTTTTGACAGTATGGTATTTAGAGATTCTTAGTGATAAGTTCATTTATTATTAGAACTTCATAGTGGACTATTTATGGATTTGCATCAGCACAATCTTGTGGATTTTGACAAAGCTTTGGAGAGATTATAAAGTTATTCCTTCACAAAGCCAATAATCTAACTCCAAACTAATGAAGTTCTGTTAGACATAGGGgtaactttatattttttgttattattatttttactctcaacgtCTCCTTATATGTGGTTAGATTTTACTACATAACTGGGCCAAACATGTGcaatatttaaatattgggttggCTTTGAGGTTTCAACATAGGATCCTTTTCTTGCTTTaaagaagagaaagattgtATTTTGGTGGaatggaaaataattttagatttatccctGTGATACACTGCTTTAAAGCTTATAAACTATAATGGTGGGCATTTTCATTATCATCAGAGCTATCTGACATGCCAAATTGAAATATTGTGAACAATTTCCTTTTGCATGCTAATTTATATGGTGAATCTTCCTATTGCTCATATGCTGGTGTTAAAATGATTGTTCTGAATTGATGGACCAAATCCTAGGCATTGTGCAAATTAATATCCAATGTTCCAAATATAGGCCAAGTGATTGAAAAACTGCATGCCATTTGATGTTATAAGAAGCTCACCTTTCTATTTCCTTCAACAGCATTTATAGTGTTAACCAAAACCATTTCCTGAAGTCCTATTCTCCTCTAAATTGTCAGGTGCAGCAGTGCAAGGTCGTATAGAAGAGTTAGGAAATGAGGTTGAAAGTCAAGACCTGTCTCACGAGATGAGGAAATTTGTTCCTAGCAAGAAGGTTCAGGAATTTAGAATAAGACTAATTAAGTTCATGGAAGATCATGTATACCCTATGGAAAATGAGTTCTACAAACTTGCTCAATCCACCATGCGTTGGACAGTGCACCCAGAAgaggagaatttgaaggaaTTAGCAAAGAAAGAAGGATTGTGGAACCTATGGATACCTGTATGTGTTGTTTCTGGCTCCCATTTATCTTATCTCATCTAttccatatttttttatccTCTTTGGTAGCCAAGTTTAAGCAAATGATTTCAGAAGATGCAGTGATTTTGTATGGGACAAAATATTTGTTGATGAACACATTTGACTGTGTTATGGTTATTGCAGTTTGATAGTGCTGCTAGAGCTAGAGAATTACTACTAGATGGGAGAAATCAGTTTCCAAGTCACAAGGAATGCACTAATTTTCTGGGTGCTGGCCTCTCAAATCTTGAATATGGATACCTGTGTGATGTTATGGGCCGTTCTATTTGGGCACCACAGTTGTTCAACTGTGGGGCACCTGACACTGGAAATATGGAGGTAAATGCTTAAAGACTCAATATGATTGGGAAATAATGAATTTGGTTTTAGTATAACAGCGGCATTCCCATTTTCATTGTATACTGCAAGTGGTACAACTTATCATAGTCAGCGTGTGAGATCATAATATAGGATAGAATAGTAAATTTTAGGAAttagtattgtttattttatttatttagtttatttcttatttttattttgtttcctaatttcttttgagattGCAAATACTTCAATGCCTGATGGTCAGAATACAGGACAAACTCTTGTAACAATAGATGGTACCTCCAATAGCGATGAGACTAGAACTCTTTATCATATGTGGAATATTTGTATTTAGCCTCAATAAGTTTCTATAATACCAATTGATGCAGAACCCGAAATCAAAACACAAGAGTAATCCCAATTACtcaaatcaatatcattaatcAATCTCAATAATCAAAGTCTGCCTTTAATTACAATCTAAAAGACTATTCATAGACAACTGATAGATAAAAATCTAGTCTAACTAGGAGTCTTTAATCCAATCTAATTTGGATTCCACTAactaaaggaaacaaaaagatattaaaagaaatcaaaataaattaggaaagaaattaaaaataggaaataaactaaataaataaaataaacgaTACTAATTTCTAAATTTACTATTCTGTCCTACATCAGATCATCTACTGATCTTTAACAGCATGAGGAAGAAAATAATGGTACTTGCTTCAAACTGACAAAATATTAAATGgctactttttttattttcttttggttggTGAACTTTACCAATGAACAGACAGGTTATGCATTTGtctttttgaatttctagtTGACCAGTATAAGTTATTTGTCTTTGCAATGTATGGGAATTTACTGCAAACTTTAACTAATCCAGCAACTGTGCGCATCATCCAATCATTTTAGGTACTATTGCGTTACGGGAACAAAGAGCAGTTACAGGAATGGCTTATTCCCTTGCTTGAGGGGAAGATCCGGTCTGGCTTTGCAATGACAGAACCTCAAGTTGCATCTTCTGATGCGACCAATATAGAATGCTCAATTAAAAGGTAGGTTAGGGTTTCTACTTTGATAATCAAGAATCTGTACCATCTTGCAAAAGTGGCAGGTactgaatcttttttttttgccagAATACCAGTTAGATTTTGAAAAGGAAGAGAATGTAACAAAAATGGTGCTTCATTTGCATTTAAAATGGAAACTGATGTTTTATGTAATATACAGGCTTTTATCACCCTGTGAAATTTGAGAAAGCAGTTGCAATGAATCACCTCTATCAGACAATGGTTTTAGAATCTTGGACAGGTTTTTATACTGTTGAGGATGTTGAGCATGAATGTTCTATCTTCTCTATAATGGCATTTATGTAAACCATCTAGTATTGACTTAAAGGTTATCTTTATTGTGATGAACTCCTAAAGCtcatcaaaatttataatatataggaaatttgttgttttcttcttgtCGTTTTTTTCTTACTAATTTTTAGTCTCTATTGCCCAtaatttcaccaaatggaaGTACAAAATCCCCTTCATGATATATTTGCAGTTTAGTGCTAAACCACTACCACAGCTATATTGAGCATTTCATCTACTAAGTTCTGATTTTTGGTAGTTCAACTGTATTGAAAACACAAATACTGTTTTGAATCCTGTGTGTTTTAAAAACTCTGGGCAAAATAGAGTTTTGGTTAGTTCAGTCAAAGATATTTCCGTCTGCTTTGGTCCTCTCCACATTTGATAGTAGTATTTAAAGGTAAGAATTTCAGATAGAGGTAAAGGCATGCATCTGGACACGGGAGATGGCAATCTGGAAAACACGAGGAGATGCACACCATGTGGATGCACTTAGCAAATTgtattcttatatatttttgttaactaTGTCCATTAAAATAATAGccataaatcaaataaaaattgacataataaagTCACAGGTTAAAGAGGATCATAGTCTAACTTCaacttgatttttaaaaatagggcttccaaaattATAAAAGTGGAACATTATAGTCTAACTTTGCTTGCTTGTTTAATTTATTAGGGTTGTTCATATTGTACTGTTAGGTATTTTATGGTGTAAGCATCTGAATGGCCGACAAATAACTGTTTGGGGATTATGTGCTGCAGAGCTGCTTTTATCCTCTTCCTTCACACCCTCGTCTGATGCAAACTGGAATGTCCCAAGCCAGAAAATGTcacaatgaaaatgaaaataaatttaacaaacccACTTCAGTTATTCTTGACAATGCTAGCTTAGAATGTATGATATCTGAAAGAGGCGTCTGCACTGCTGATTTTGACATGTCTTTTTTTGCATCTTTATTTGTTGCCCTCTCCAACTTGGATTTGACAAAACATGAGCAGTTCCTATATTTCATTGATTGATTTGCAAGTAGGACTCTAGATTCTATTCATTAAAATCTTTAGGTTTTTGAATCAGGAATCTCAAATAGGGAAAATGAAAGggtgtagtttttcaaattaTGTAATCATATCAATCCTGTCTATTTTTGTTATACAAAGTTTCCGCTGAATACATATACGTCACTCAGCTCATGTGTGTTGTACAGGCAAGGGGATTCATATATTATCAATGGGAAAAAGTGGTGGACCAGTGGAGCAATGGATCCTAGGTGCAGACTTCTTATTGTAATGGTTAGTTCTTCTTGATTGGCATGACAGAAACAGTTTAATCTTGTTGTAGTCTATGATGCATGGAAACTTGTTGGGGACTTCGTTTCGGCATTTCCAAAACATTTCTATTTTCGACACGCTAAGAAACATTTCCAGCCTACTTTTGCAATTTCAGAAACTTTTTGTGGTTGTTTCATAATATTAGGAAAATATAGAAATCATATTTTTGATATGAAAACAAGTTTCCATCCacaaatagagatgaaatttttttcgtctctaaatcaaaatttttaatttttttttttagaatttgcttgaatgcattatggaatttatgtttatttttagattgaataactattttttatattaaaaattatatttacaaaaaggcccttatatttttttatttacgcatTTCTCTTATGTTTccgttttttacttttttaaaaaatgacattttcttGTTTCCATTTTGTGTTATATCAGTTTCCCGTTTCTGTTCTAACGGAGGTTGTAGTTGATGGCATTAACGGACATTATTTGAACACTCTACAGGGAAAGACTGACTTCACAGCCCCCAAGCATAAGCAACAATCAATGATCTTAGTAGATATTCAAACACCTGGTATTTGCATACAGAGACCACTCACAGTATTTGGCTTTGATGATGCGCCTCATGGGCATGCAGAAATATCCTTTGACAATGTATGTGTGCCAGCCAAGAATATTTTGTTGGGAGAAGGGCGTGGCTTTGAGATTGCCCAGGTAAAGTTGTTTAGTGCATTTCAAAGAAACCTGCATAAGTTAGGAGAATACTAGAAATTAGTGTTCTATACCTTCAGTAAGCATAGTTTAACATCCagatatttatattcaattttttgagAAACTATGAAATTTTAGTAGTGGTACGGACCTGCatcaagtctctctctctctctctctctctctctatatatatatatatatatatttgctgtGTTGGATATACAGGAGTATGTCTGTCCCTTCCCAGGTCTCCCCTGGTTAATAGTTGGTTAGGTATATGACAAATCTGGTATGGACTAACATTTAGGTATGTTTGTGtcaaggaaaataagaatgaaaggGAAATATGTTTGGGagtaatcaaatcaaaaaatgattttgttggcAGATGCCATTCTCATTAACCAAACCAAAATATGgaaattaataatcaaaatttcattgctattgtttttcttgtttcattttGTCTTCCATCAACAAATACTACCTCCGGAGATTCAATTAGCCCTGGACCATGCTCACTGTCACCTCTAAAAACTGCACTTGGAAACGGTGGGGCTGAAAGAAGATGCAAACTTGCTAACTTATTTAGAATTGGCCCGGGTTGGTTGAAGACCATGCTTTTTTGTTCTGTCACTGATAGGTTTTAGGTCCTGCCACAGGGAAGCTCCTGGTGTTTACTCTTCAATTGATATCGCCAAGCACTTGCATGTGTCATGGCTACTACTTCTCATCTTGCACGATTATTGCATTCTTGCAGGGTAGGCTGGGCCCAGGAAGGTTGCACCATTGCATGAGACTAGTAGGTGCAGCCGAGCGAGGCATGCAAATAATGGTCCAAAGGGCTCTTCAGAGGAGAACTTTTGGAAAATTAATTGCTGAGCACGGATCATTCCAATCCGATATTGCCAAGGtaactttgattcaaaactTCTTTTGGTATGGTCCACAAAAACTAGCCTAATTCACTATAATTGGTTTTCTTCCTATATTGCCGTGAAATGAAATGTCCAGTTGCATACTTACTTCGACTTCCTATTGCAGTGTCGCATAGAGCTGGAGAGAACTAGACTGTTGGTCTTAGCAGCAGCAGAAGAGCTTGATCGACTTGGAAACAAAAAGGCACGTGGGACCATTGCGATGGCAAAGGTGTGTCATAAATCTTAGATCTTGGCTTCCGGTTCTTATTTCTGCAGCATCCTTCCTCGCTAGATAGAATTGCCTGTGCAAATTGGTTTGGTGACTCTTTGAGCAGGTGGCAGCTCCGAATATGGCGCTACAAGTGCTCGACTTGGCGATGCAAGTTCACGGTGCAGCGGGCTTATCTTCCGACACAGTCTTGTCCCATCTCTGGGCAACCGCAAGAACGCTGAGAATTGCTGATGGCCCAGATGAAGTCCATTTGGGAACCATTGCTAGATTGGAGTTACAGAGAGCCAAGCTCTGACGATCCACAAGCAAGGTCAAGAAGAAGGAGGCTCTCTGCCCGCCCGGGTCCTCTTTGATTAGAAAacagaagaaaataataaataaagtacTGCTACTGATTGTTCAAAACACAAATACATCTTGGTTTGATTAGGATTTGTCTTGGAAATAGCAGATGTATGCAAGAGAAATCGAAATAATGCATAGAAAAGCCGTGATTGGTTGAAActcttaaaaaatgaaaaccgaAGGAATAGTGTTTTAAGTTAAGGGTTGTGATAGATATCATATATCAATAGGGTTAattatactaattaatattcaaCTTTGTATTATtgtttagtcactgaactttgaaatgttacttgTTAGTCACTAAAGGCCTgttctcttttctgttttcgggccgttttttgttttcagtttttgaaaacatagaaaacgcgttctttttgttattttttaaaatgcgttttcaaaaataattaaaaattttgttaagaaaacccaaattttgttattttgggcATTTTCAGTAAAAATACACCGAAAATACAAACCAAATGCAAAACGCGAAAAACAGGCTCCCCCACCCCCTCGGGCACACGCACAGACCcattcccccctctctctctccccatctTCTCTCTATTCTTCTCTCCTCTTCtggccatcgccatcgccattgTCGTCGACCTTCAACTCCACCGCCATCGCGACCAGCGCCTCTCAACGCCACTGCGACCAGTACCGCAACCATCGTTATCGACCTTCAACTCCACTGCCATCGCGACCAGCGCCTCTCAACGCCACTGCGACCAGTACTGCAACCACCATCATCGACCTTCAACTCCACAGCCACCGTCATTGCAACCAGCACCCCCATCGCCACCGCCTCCACTGCCATCGCCACCACGCCCCCTCCTCCGCAACCACCGTCATCGACCTTCAACCCCACCCCTCTCTGCCACCGCCTCCCACTACCATCGCCACAGTGACCAGCGGGCCCCCTTCCCCAAAAAACCCTAGATGAAGAAGATGGGTTGcggttgatttgattttttttgtattatttaatttaatttattttagttatttattaaactgaatatgtgatattttgtttatattaatttttttaaatgatatttctaaggttgttgatttttttattttattttatttgaattttattttatagtttaaagtatttgaatcaaatttataatttattaataaatatttattatttattttaaattaaatttattaaataaaatatcataataacaaaaaaaatcgtttttaaaatttcaaagtaaacgcattttctagttttctgttttgagaaataatttttcagaatgacaaaaagaatgtatttttaaaaattttaaaacagacactcaaaacacaaaattcaaaataaattcaaaactcaaaacacaaaactgaaacacaaagagaataccacctaatatttcaaaactgttatttCTCagttactaaactttaaaatattacttattagtcactaatattttaaaattatttttcatccatcACTCGTAAACTTAAAGTTCACTGATTAACGAGTGACGGAtaagaaatgattttgaaatattaatgactaacagataacattttaaaatttagtgattgaatagtaataattttaaaatattagtgactaacatgtaatattttaaaattcagtgatcaaatgataataaaatataaaattgagtaattattgatgtaattaactcaatatcaaaatatcaaatcaaaGTGACCCAACTACTCAACTGAACAAGACAAGGGACAAAGCTTAATATATCGCAAATTTGTCTTTTTGCCTTCTCAGTCGACTGGTTGTTTTGTTTCTTAAATCTTATCTTTAAACTAAAAGCACTCActgattaaactaaaaatttacTAAACCCTCATTGGGTTTGGGAATCTTCCCCAACCTTTGTGCCGTGTAACTAATAGGTttgtttaaaaactaaaaataaaatgtaataattatattttatctaaaaataaaatatatttattatcactGAGTCATTGCCTTGAGCACAATAGTTAGTATAATTAAATGCTTAATCTATACATGGAAATTTTTACATAAGTCttattatcttgtctctaaACTTCATTAATAAGACtcaaaatttaaactaaaatcCTTCATTATACATTATAGAAGATCTTTTTGGAAGGATTGATTGTCATATTAATAATGCGATTGCCTTCTTCTAGtgctatataaaaaaatcatctattctattatttaagtatttattttgatgtattaattttttaattttttattttagaactacttttgtttttatttttttattcctgTTGTACAAATGAttggtttagaaaaaaattaattaaaaataagaaattcttagttaattagaaagttatatatatatatatattggttgaGAAAACTTGTAATTATTAACAATATTATTCGTTTATATACCAATAGATATCTAAAGAAAGATAATATTAATGTAGTAgaagatatttattttgtattaattttgatgataataattggttttataaaattttaaataaaacacttattttGGAGTAAAAACTGTCAACTGATTGTCCAAACTATCAATCGATTCTTATAAATAGTCGATCATTTATTTTGCATACTTTCGGttgtttgttattgttgttacacgattacaacaataaaatttataaaatgggaaaccaccgatggatgaccctcgtatggcttatctgagcgatggatgagtctcccggggtaatgtggcagcgatgggtgagtctcgtagggcgtttctgagcgatggatgagtctccggaggtgtttccgagcaatggatgacctattagagaaagaatcggttaggagcgcgggcgaaaatccccgcgcggaccctccgatgcttaagttagatcaccgtagaaattgagtattcgaaagtaagagagtaaatgcgagagccagagattgcataccgaatgagagaaagtgacctcctatttatagcaacaagatgggcatccatgtgtcgcttactccgagttttgtggcaagaatctcggagggGCTTTGACCGGGTTTCACGGGAATAGCCTTAGGCCGACTTTCTTGGAGGCGGTTGAGTAAGAATGGGAGGCCCGCGGAGGCGAGTGTGGAtccctgggtgaccctcactcgggggtatcTGTTAGCATGGAAAAAAGAGCGTGAGGGGCCGTGCACGGGCGGCCGCGGCCTTACGCGGGCAGCCATATGCTGCCAGCCGCGCACGCGGCTAGCTGCGCGCGAGGCCTTGCGCGCGTGGCTGCGCGGGaacagccgcgcgcgcggccttgCGCGGGCAACCGCGCGCGAGGCCTTGCGCGCGTGGCCGCGCGCGaacagccgcgcgcgcggccttgCGCGGGCAACCGCGCGCGAGCAGCCGTGCGCGCGGTTGCCTTCCCCCGagtggggtcactcgggggtactGTTCCCCCGAGTGACGTCCACTCGGGGGAGGGGGCGCTCCCCCCTGGCACAGGGGCGCGGCCCCCACCAGGTAGCCGCGTGCTGCCTGGCAGTGCACGCGGCTGCCCATGGGGGCCGCGCctgccacccccgagtgacctcactcgggggtggttCCCCCTGTGTGGCCTTCTTTGGCCACCCaggggctgccacgtggcgctctcTTGGGGTGCCACGTGGCGTTCTCTCGGGGGGCCATGGGGCGCTTTCTTGACCCGATTTCTTCGGCACTCACtctgcttttatttattttatacataacaattgctccctactctttctgtcgggagtaccgggaggaagagtattttgtTTATGCTGTAACTCCATTTTCTTGAGGCCGTTTTCATTCTgaaatgttttctttctgcaTCTATCTCCTTCATCTTCAGGTTTCTCGTGCTTTATCCTTTCTACAATGTCTCCCAT is a window of Diospyros lotus cultivar Yz01 chromosome 10, ASM1463336v1, whole genome shotgun sequence DNA encoding:
- the LOC127811425 gene encoding probable acyl-CoA dehydrogenase IBR3 isoform X1; translation: MASLGADGGLDCPALLGYCSANIEGFPLSPSDFSLSKFGHGQSNPTFLMEVRAGALIKLYVLRKKPPGKLLESAHAVEREFQVLQALCSHTLVPVPKVFCLCADSSVIGTPFYIMEYLEGRIYIDPSLPDLAPHRRSAIYHATAKALASLHSVDVDRIGLGKYGRRDNYCKRQVERWAKQYIASTGEGKSNRNPRMIELVDWLRNHIPLEDSSTATSGIVHGDYRIDNLVFHPTEDRVIGILDWELSTLGNQMCDVAYSCLHYIVDARLDKVGQDEGFEATGIPEGIPSLAEYLADYCSAAGKPWPAADWKFYVAFSLFRGASIYTGVHSRWIMGNASGGEHAQHAGIKADVLIDTAWSFIGRKSVLPEHSSSGAAVQGRIEELGNEVESQDLSHEMRKFVPSKKVQEFRIRLIKFMEDHVYPMENEFYKLAQSTMRWTVHPEEENLKELAKKEGLWNLWIPFDSAARARELLLDGRNQFPSHKECTNFLGAGLSNLEYGYLCDVMGRSIWAPQLFNCGAPDTGNMEVLLRYGNKEQLQEWLIPLLEGKIRSGFAMTEPQVASSDATNIECSIKRQGDSYIINGKKWWTSGAMDPRCRLLIVMGKTDFTAPKHKQQSMILVDIQTPGICIQRPLTVFGFDDAPHGHAEISFDNVCVPAKNILLGEGRGFEIAQGRLGPGRLHHCMRLVGAAERGMQIMVQRALQRRTFGKLIAEHGSFQSDIAKCRIELERTRLLVLAAAEELDRLGNKKARGTIAMAKVAAPNMALQVLDLAMQVHGAAGLSSDTVLSHLWATARTLRIADGPDEVHLGTIARLELQRAKL
- the LOC127811425 gene encoding probable acyl-CoA dehydrogenase IBR3 isoform X2, with product MASLGADGGLDCPALLGYCSANIEGFPLSPSDFSLSKFGHGQSNPTFLMEVRAGALIKLYVLRKKPPGKLLESAHAVEREFQVLQALCSHTLVPVPKVFCLCADSSVIGTPFYIMEYLEGRIYIDPSLPDLAPHRRSAIYHATAKALASLHSVDVDRIGLGKYGRRDNYCKRQVERWAKQYIASTGEGKSNRNPRMIELVDWLRNHIPLEDSSTATSGIVHGDYRIDNLVFHPTEDRVIGILDWELSTLGNQMCDVAYSCLHYIVDARLDKVGQDEGFEATGIPEGIPSLAEYLADYCSAAGKPWPAADWKFYVAFSLFRGASIYTGVHSRWIMGNASGGEHAQHAGIKADVLIDTAWSFIGRKSVLPEHSSSAVQGRIEELGNEVESQDLSHEMRKFVPSKKVQEFRIRLIKFMEDHVYPMENEFYKLAQSTMRWTVHPEEENLKELAKKEGLWNLWIPFDSAARARELLLDGRNQFPSHKECTNFLGAGLSNLEYGYLCDVMGRSIWAPQLFNCGAPDTGNMEVLLRYGNKEQLQEWLIPLLEGKIRSGFAMTEPQVASSDATNIECSIKRQGDSYIINGKKWWTSGAMDPRCRLLIVMGKTDFTAPKHKQQSMILVDIQTPGICIQRPLTVFGFDDAPHGHAEISFDNVCVPAKNILLGEGRGFEIAQGRLGPGRLHHCMRLVGAAERGMQIMVQRALQRRTFGKLIAEHGSFQSDIAKCRIELERTRLLVLAAAEELDRLGNKKARGTIAMAKVAAPNMALQVLDLAMQVHGAAGLSSDTVLSHLWATARTLRIADGPDEVHLGTIARLELQRAKL